A single genomic interval of Bacteroidales bacterium harbors:
- a CDS encoding tetratricopeptide repeat protein, translating into MKKLFIHIVFLTSCFLASASVNQEIIADANKAYTENKFSVAIELYKKIISNGFESPELYYNLGNAYFKTNDYPSALLYYEKAKKLDPSNEKINYNINIANTKIIDKIEALPIPFYKRWWNVFQQWFSVDTWAILSIVFIFLFFVSLAVYLIGNTVAVRKVFFWLGIFFLVFTITSAGNAYSRYHNLQIVKEAIIFEPTVNVKSSPDAESQDIFVIHEGTKVKITDKVGTWIEIKIANGSDGWVQESVVEVI; encoded by the coding sequence ATGAAAAAACTTTTCATCCATATAGTCTTTTTGACAAGCTGTTTTTTAGCTTCTGCTTCTGTGAATCAGGAGATTATTGCAGATGCAAATAAAGCATACACCGAAAACAAATTCAGTGTTGCCATCGAGCTTTACAAAAAAATTATCAGCAACGGCTTTGAGTCTCCTGAACTGTATTATAACCTTGGTAATGCTTATTTCAAAACAAACGACTACCCTTCTGCTCTGCTCTATTACGAGAAGGCAAAGAAACTTGACCCTTCCAACGAAAAAATTAACTATAACATCAATATTGCCAACACCAAAATAATTGACAAAATAGAAGCCTTGCCCATACCTTTTTACAAACGCTGGTGGAACGTATTTCAACAGTGGTTTTCGGTAGATACATGGGCGATTCTAAGTATCGTTTTTATATTTTTGTTTTTTGTTTCCCTTGCTGTTTATCTTATCGGGAATACCGTTGCTGTTCGTAAGGTTTTTTTCTGGCTGGGAATTTTCTTTCTGGTTTTTACAATAACTTCCGCAGGTAACGCTTACAGCCGGTATCACAATTTACAAATTGTAAAAGAGGCCATCATTTTCGAACCTACCGTAAATGTAAAAAGCTCACCTGATGCCGAAAGCCAGGATATATTTGTGATACATGAAGGCACCAAGGTTAAAATAACCGACAAAGTCGGAACCTGGATAGAAATTAAGATTGCTAATGGCAGTGATGGATGGGTGCAGGAATCAGTGGTAGAAGTTATCTAA
- a CDS encoding BatD family protein, producing the protein MKKIEKIVTFLFLVLMITFSGYSYAQKLTATASAKTMGLNNSIQVTYSLSGGKSESFQKPSFTNFSVIGTSRTSGGGVTMIVNGKVVQNGGGSESWIYTIVPEKTGNFSIEPAKVKVNGQWISSNSLTIEVTNTGKNTNTQQQNKQSQQTQQTQTADASATDLFVKVQADKTSVLQGEQLTVTYKIYTRVPISQYSIQKLPSFSGFWSYDLLKNRDKVNQYEETINGQKYTVAEIRKVALFPQKAGKLSIEPLEVECIAQILVKKKANNPFGNFFNDPFFNDPFFQNAFTSGYQEVKKTLKSNSLSISVSDLPSNKPEDFCGLVGNLSMSAKLDKTEVKANEAVNLTITLNGKGNLNLIDNLNVEFPPDFEVYDPQLSENISSGNEISGSKTFTYLIIPRTPGNYTLKPITLSYYNKNNKSYESLTSGELNLKVGKGDGSGGAYISSAGKEDIKYIGSDIKFIENKDFEVYPIGYFFFGSGLYFILLLIPLLLFIAFVILMRRYIKLQSNASLLRHKRATKVALKRLKQANEFMHATQREPFYQELSKALWGYVCDKFSIPLSELSLDTARETLAGKNIEEVIRNKFIEILNDCEFARFAPAEASKGMETLYNEALEIITKTERELR; encoded by the coding sequence ATGAAGAAGATAGAGAAAATAGTAACATTTCTTTTTTTGGTTTTAATGATTACATTTTCAGGATATTCTTACGCTCAGAAACTAACAGCTACTGCCAGTGCAAAAACTATGGGGCTGAACAATTCCATTCAGGTTACTTATTCTTTATCCGGTGGAAAAAGCGAAAGTTTTCAGAAACCTTCATTTACTAATTTCTCAGTCATAGGCACATCAAGAACATCCGGCGGAGGTGTTACAATGATTGTCAATGGCAAGGTTGTCCAGAATGGTGGCGGCAGCGAAAGCTGGATATATACGATAGTGCCTGAAAAAACTGGAAATTTCTCAATCGAGCCTGCAAAAGTTAAAGTTAACGGACAATGGATTTCTTCCAACTCCCTTACTATTGAAGTAACAAATACTGGTAAAAATACTAATACTCAGCAGCAAAATAAGCAATCACAGCAAACCCAGCAAACTCAAACTGCCGATGCTTCCGCAACCGACCTTTTTGTAAAAGTTCAGGCAGACAAAACTTCTGTATTGCAGGGAGAACAACTGACGGTTACCTATAAAATATATACCCGTGTCCCTATATCTCAATACTCTATTCAGAAATTACCTTCTTTTTCAGGGTTCTGGTCTTATGACCTTCTAAAAAACAGGGACAAAGTTAACCAGTATGAAGAAACCATTAACGGACAAAAATATACTGTAGCCGAAATACGCAAAGTCGCATTATTCCCTCAGAAAGCCGGAAAGCTTAGTATTGAGCCTCTCGAAGTAGAATGTATCGCACAAATACTTGTTAAGAAAAAAGCAAATAACCCTTTTGGAAATTTTTTCAACGACCCCTTCTTTAACGACCCATTTTTTCAGAATGCATTCACCAGCGGATATCAGGAAGTTAAAAAGACATTAAAATCCAATTCACTAAGCATCAGTGTCAGCGACTTGCCGTCCAACAAACCCGAAGATTTCTGTGGACTTGTGGGTAACTTAAGCATGTCTGCAAAACTTGACAAAACAGAAGTAAAAGCCAATGAAGCTGTTAACCTGACCATAACACTTAACGGCAAAGGCAATTTAAATCTGATAGATAACCTGAATGTTGAATTCCCACCCGATTTTGAAGTATATGACCCTCAACTTTCTGAAAACATTTCTTCCGGAAATGAAATCTCAGGGTCAAAAACTTTTACTTATCTTATCATTCCCCGCACGCCAGGCAATTATACTCTTAAGCCCATAACATTAAGTTACTACAATAAAAACAATAAATCTTATGAAAGCCTGACTTCAGGAGAACTAAACCTGAAGGTTGGCAAAGGTGATGGCAGCGGTGGAGCATACATCAGCAGTGCTGGAAAAGAAGATATAAAATACATCGGTAGTGATATTAAATTCATAGAAAATAAAGACTTTGAAGTTTACCCGATAGGATATTTCTTTTTCGGTTCCGGTTTGTATTTTATTTTACTTCTCATTCCACTTCTGTTATTTATTGCATTTGTAATACTGATGCGCCGTTACATTAAACTCCAGAGCAACGCCTCCTTGCTCAGGCATAAACGCGCCACTAAAGTTGCACTTAAAAGGCTAAAACAAGCCAATGAATTTATGCATGCAACCCAGAGAGAACCGTTTTATCAGGAACTTTCTAAAGCATTATGGGGCTACGTGTGTGATAAATTTTCGATACCTCTTTCTGAACTTTCGCTGGATACCGCAAGAGAAACACTTGCAGGAAAAAATATTGAAGAAGTAATACGTAATAAGTTCATTGAAATCCTTAACGACTGTGAATTTGCACGTTTCGCACCCGCAGAAGCTTCAAAAGGTATGGAAACATTATACAACGAAGCATTGGAAATTATTACAAAAACAGAAAGGGAGTTGAGGTAA
- a CDS encoding tetratricopeptide repeat protein, translated as MREKKSYNIPCIIKRFTLLIAILFLSCLISPLLAQKAVKELREGNKLYDKKDYKTAEINFRKALEKNNNYYKAIFNLGDAMYKQGKYEEAEKIFQNLAESEIPKDVVAKSYHNLGNTQLMQKKYQEGIESYKNALRINSKDMDTKYNLEYAKRMIQQQQQQQQQNQQNQNQKQEQKQDNTQQNKQQQISKQDAERMLNALQNKEKNLREKMDKELLKNQNYKTEKDW; from the coding sequence ATGAGAGAAAAAAAATCATATAATATACCTTGTATAATAAAAAGATTTACTTTACTTATAGCCATACTTTTTTTGTCATGTTTAATATCTCCATTATTAGCCCAAAAAGCCGTTAAAGAACTTAGGGAAGGAAATAAACTTTACGATAAAAAAGACTACAAAACTGCAGAAATCAACTTTAGGAAAGCGCTTGAAAAAAATAATAACTATTATAAAGCCATTTTTAATCTTGGCGATGCTATGTACAAACAAGGAAAATATGAAGAGGCGGAAAAAATATTCCAGAACCTTGCCGAATCGGAAATACCAAAAGATGTTGTTGCAAAATCCTATCATAACCTTGGAAACACTCAGCTGATGCAGAAAAAGTATCAGGAAGGTATTGAATCTTATAAAAACGCTTTACGTATTAACTCCAAAGACATGGATACCAAATACAACCTGGAATATGCTAAAAGAATGATACAGCAGCAGCAACAACAACAGCAGCAAAACCAGCAGAATCAGAACCAAAAACAAGAGCAGAAGCAGGACAATACCCAACAAAACAAGCAACAGCAAATATCAAAACAAGATGCCGAACGTATGTTGAATGCACTGCAGAATAAAGAAAAAAATCTAAGAGAAAAAATGGATAAAGAACTTTTAAAAAATCAGAATTATAAGACAGAAAAAGACTGGTAA
- a CDS encoding VWA domain-containing protein, whose translation MLRWKKNSIQRFGDTFVVSRIITDYSQTRLVVKFILLLLAFTMLVFAIVNLKIGSKLSATKRKGVDIIIALDISNSMLAQDIKPSRIVRSQMAISKLVDKFEDDQIGIIVFAGKAQVLLPITTDYAAAKLLAQEASPDIIQAQGTAIGEAINLAAVSFDKNSKNKKNIIVISDGENHEDDAIEAARNATKEGILVYTIGIGSPGGAPIPIGMNGFNIEYKKDNSGNTVVTKLNETMLQQVAAAGKGTYARASTNDAGLNKIFDEINKIEKKEYEAKVFSEYRNTYIYFVAVALLLIILELMILERTTRLTRNLNLFEKKRILS comes from the coding sequence ATGCTACGTTGGAAAAAAAATTCCATACAACGTTTCGGCGACACATTTGTAGTATCCCGCATCATAACTGATTATTCCCAGACAAGACTGGTTGTGAAATTTATCCTATTGTTACTTGCATTTACCATGCTGGTTTTTGCTATTGTAAACCTAAAAATTGGTTCAAAACTCAGCGCTACAAAACGGAAGGGTGTTGATATTATCATTGCTCTTGATATCTCAAATAGTATGTTGGCACAGGATATAAAGCCCAGCCGAATTGTAAGGTCACAGATGGCCATATCAAAACTTGTGGATAAATTTGAAGACGACCAGATAGGTATTATTGTTTTTGCGGGGAAAGCTCAAGTGCTTTTACCTATTACCACAGATTACGCCGCTGCAAAATTACTAGCTCAGGAAGCCAGCCCGGATATAATTCAGGCGCAGGGTACCGCTATAGGAGAAGCCATAAACCTTGCAGCTGTTTCGTTCGACAAAAACAGTAAAAACAAAAAAAACATCATTGTCATATCTGATGGCGAAAATCATGAAGATGATGCCATTGAAGCTGCCCGAAATGCCACAAAGGAAGGAATCTTAGTTTATACAATAGGTATTGGTTCCCCCGGAGGTGCTCCTATTCCCATTGGAATGAATGGATTTAATATTGAATATAAAAAAGACAATTCGGGAAACACAGTTGTAACTAAACTCAACGAAACCATGCTTCAACAGGTTGCAGCTGCAGGAAAAGGAACTTATGCCAGAGCCAGTACCAACGACGCCGGACTGAACAAAATATTCGATGAGATAAATAAAATTGAGAAAAAAGAGTACGAAGCTAAAGTGTTTTCTGAATACCGCAATACTTACATTTATTTTGTTGCAGTAGCATTACTTTTGATAATTCTTGAACTAATGATACTGGAAAGAACAACAAGACTTACACGCAACCTAAATCTTTTTGAAAAAAAACGAATACTTTCATAA